In Streptomyces sp. NBC_00483, a single window of DNA contains:
- a CDS encoding PLP-dependent cysteine synthase family protein, which yields MSTTEQGRPTGEGAASGPLPTLDVDHTDPGYREWLKEAVRKVQADNNRSADTHLLLFPLPEHWGIDLYLKDESTHPTGSLKHRLARSLFLYGLCNGWIRPGRPVIEASSGSTAVSEAYFAKLIGVPFIAVMPRTTSAEKCRLIEFHGGQCHFVDDSRTMYAESAALAARTGGHYMDQFTYAERATDWRGNNNIAESIYRQLALERYPEPAWIVATAGTGGTSATLARYVHYMQHDTRICVADPENSCFFEGWTTDNPDATSDCGSRIEGIGRPRMEPSFVPGAIDRMMKVPDAASVAAVRALESAIGRRAGGSTGTGLWSALKIVAEMVSEGRTGSVVTLLCDPGDRYLDKYYSDDWLRQQSLDITPYATAITRLLETGEWPGTSSPATD from the coding sequence GTGAGCACCACGGAACAAGGTCGGCCCACAGGCGAGGGTGCGGCGTCCGGCCCCCTGCCGACGCTCGACGTCGACCACACGGACCCCGGCTACCGTGAGTGGCTCAAAGAGGCGGTACGCAAGGTGCAGGCGGACAACAACCGCTCGGCCGACACGCACCTGCTGCTCTTCCCGCTCCCCGAGCACTGGGGCATCGACCTCTACCTCAAGGACGAGTCGACCCACCCCACGGGCAGCCTCAAGCACCGTCTGGCCCGCTCGCTCTTCCTCTACGGCCTGTGCAATGGCTGGATCCGCCCCGGCCGCCCCGTCATCGAGGCGTCGAGCGGCTCCACCGCGGTGTCGGAGGCGTACTTCGCGAAGCTGATCGGTGTCCCCTTCATCGCGGTGATGCCGCGTACGACGAGTGCCGAGAAGTGCCGCCTGATCGAATTCCACGGTGGACAGTGCCACTTCGTGGACGACTCCAGGACGATGTACGCGGAGTCCGCGGCCCTCGCAGCCCGCACCGGCGGCCACTACATGGACCAGTTCACGTACGCGGAGCGGGCCACGGACTGGCGCGGGAACAACAACATCGCCGAGTCGATCTATCGCCAACTCGCTCTGGAGCGCTACCCGGAGCCCGCCTGGATCGTCGCCACGGCGGGCACGGGCGGCACCTCGGCGACGCTCGCCCGCTACGTCCACTACATGCAGCACGACACCCGTATCTGCGTCGCGGACCCCGAGAACTCCTGCTTCTTCGAGGGCTGGACGACCGACAACCCCGACGCGACGAGCGACTGCGGCTCCCGCATCGAGGGCATCGGCCGCCCCCGCATGGAACCGAGCTTCGTGCCAGGTGCCATCGACCGCATGATGAAGGTCCCCGACGCGGCGAGCGTCGCGGCGGTCCGCGCCCTGGAGTCGGCCATCGGCCGCAGGGCGGGCGGTTCGACGGGTACGGGCCTGTGGAGCGCCCTCAAGATCGTCGCGGAAATGGTGTCGGAGGGCCGCACGGGCAGCGTGGTGACGCTCCTCTGCGACCCGGGCGACCGCTACCTGGACAAGTACTACTCGGACGACTGGCTGCGGCAGCAATCCCTGGACATCACCCCGTACGCGACAGCGATCACCCGCCTACTGGAGACGGGGGAGTGGCCGGGTACATCAAGCCCCGCCACCGATTGA
- a CDS encoding polysaccharide deacetylase family protein yields the protein MRANELGAVPVLMYHQIVEHPKSAYDRTPKDLRAELERLVREGYVPVTAGEYETGRIDIPAGAHPVVLTFDDSTDSQLRLGADGEPTDDCAVGVLRAVARDHPRFKARATLFVNGDAFAATGQKKALTWLKKNGFEIGNHTLDHADLAQSGTAEARAQIANGQRSIVRDVPGTDVRSLALPYGIQPEPADLALTGSASGTAYKNRGVYLVGANPAPSPYADSFDPAAIPRIRSAPAKGKDANYSSTHWLDQLSAGKLTRYTSDGDPDHISYPKDTAARPGKGAEKGELRPY from the coding sequence GTGCGCGCCAACGAACTGGGCGCCGTGCCGGTGCTCATGTACCACCAGATCGTCGAGCACCCGAAGAGCGCGTACGACCGGACACCCAAGGACCTCCGCGCCGAACTGGAACGCCTGGTGCGCGAGGGGTACGTGCCCGTGACCGCGGGCGAGTACGAGACGGGGAGGATCGACATCCCGGCCGGCGCCCACCCGGTCGTCCTCACCTTCGACGACTCCACCGACAGCCAGCTCCGCCTCGGCGCCGACGGCGAACCCACCGACGACTGCGCGGTCGGTGTCCTGCGCGCCGTCGCCCGCGACCACCCGCGCTTCAAGGCCCGCGCAACCCTCTTCGTGAACGGCGACGCCTTCGCAGCCACCGGCCAGAAGAAGGCCCTGACCTGGCTGAAGAAGAACGGCTTCGAGATCGGCAACCACACCCTCGACCACGCCGACCTCGCGCAGAGCGGCACCGCCGAGGCGCGCGCCCAGATCGCCAATGGCCAGCGCTCCATCGTGCGCGACGTCCCCGGCACGGACGTCCGCTCCCTCGCCCTCCCGTACGGCATTCAGCCCGAACCCGCCGACCTCGCCCTGACCGGCAGCGCGTCCGGCACGGCGTACAAGAACCGGGGCGTCTACCTCGTCGGCGCGAACCCGGCCCCCTCCCCGTACGCGGACTCCTTCGACCCGGCCGCGATCCCCCGCATCCGCTCGGCCCCCGCCAAGGGCAAGGACGCCAACTACAGCTCCACACACTGGCTCGACCAGCTCTCCGCCGGAAAACTCACGCGCTACACATCCGACGGCGACCCGGACCACATCTCGTACCCGAAGGACACGGCGGCGCGGCCGGGGAAGGGGGCGGAGAAGGGGGAGCTGCGGCCGTACTGA
- a CDS encoding ATP-binding protein — MISQPNRHCTVELQALPSRIGQVRRIVSAQLRYWHLDPLIEMAALCVTELLTNVHRHAGPDKLCTVEIELLSGTLRVSVHDHDPRLPEVRDADPLATCGRGLAMIAALSESWGVRPHGEGKVVWFALPATAASMAIAPYPVYATHPARRTDTHERKVSPHAPARSAVAG; from the coding sequence GTGATCAGCCAGCCGAACAGGCATTGCACGGTGGAGCTCCAAGCCCTGCCGTCGCGGATAGGTCAGGTCCGCAGAATCGTATCGGCGCAGTTGCGCTACTGGCATCTCGATCCGTTGATCGAGATGGCCGCGCTCTGCGTCACCGAGCTTCTGACCAACGTCCACCGGCACGCCGGACCGGACAAGCTCTGCACCGTCGAGATCGAGCTGCTCAGTGGCACGCTCAGGGTCTCGGTGCACGACCATGACCCGAGGCTCCCCGAGGTACGGGACGCCGACCCCCTCGCCACCTGCGGCCGCGGTCTCGCGATGATCGCCGCGTTGAGCGAGAGCTGGGGCGTGCGCCCGCACGGCGAGGGCAAGGTCGTCTGGTTCGCCCTGCCGGCCACCGCCGCCTCGATGGCCATCGCGCCGTACCCGGTGTACGCGACGCATCCCGCGCGCCGCACGGACACGCACGAGCGCAAGGTGTCCCCGCATGCTCCCGCCCGGTCGGCCGTCGCAGGCTGA
- a CDS encoding phosphotriesterase family protein produces MVSGAVRGVQGDLDPGQLGIVDAHDHLFFRSPVLPGQELDDAGLARQELEAYAAVGGGTVVQWTPYGLGRHAAELPALAVATGVHIVAATGLHQAAHYAEELLAERRDELAEVFVRELTEGIADSTVRAGLIKVAGGFHALDAHARWTMAAAAEAHHATGAPIAVHLELGTGALDVLDLLCEELEVPAHRVILGHLNRSPDLVTHREAADSGAYLAFDGPSRANHATDWRMPDALAALSDAGHADRLLLGGDTTTAGARSVTGGPGMPYLLRRVRPRLEAVLGEGTVERILVDNPAQAFSVEWR; encoded by the coding sequence GTGGTGAGCGGGGCCGTCCGCGGCGTCCAAGGCGACCTGGATCCAGGGCAGTTGGGCATCGTCGACGCACACGACCACCTCTTCTTTCGCAGCCCCGTGCTGCCGGGACAGGAGCTGGACGACGCCGGACTCGCCCGCCAGGAGCTGGAGGCGTACGCGGCCGTGGGCGGCGGCACCGTGGTGCAGTGGACGCCGTACGGGCTCGGCCGGCACGCGGCGGAGCTGCCCGCGCTCGCGGTGGCGACCGGAGTGCACATCGTGGCCGCCACCGGACTGCACCAAGCGGCCCACTACGCCGAGGAGTTGCTGGCCGAGCGGCGCGACGAACTCGCCGAGGTCTTCGTACGCGAGCTCACCGAGGGCATCGCCGACAGCACCGTACGCGCCGGTCTGATCAAGGTCGCAGGCGGCTTTCACGCACTGGACGCGCACGCCCGCTGGACGATGGCGGCCGCCGCCGAGGCACACCACGCGACCGGGGCGCCGATCGCCGTCCACCTGGAGCTGGGCACGGGCGCACTGGACGTACTCGACCTGCTGTGCGAGGAGTTGGAGGTGCCCGCGCACCGCGTCATCCTCGGCCACCTCAACCGCTCCCCCGACCTCGTGACCCACCGGGAGGCCGCGGACTCGGGGGCGTACCTGGCCTTCGACGGCCCCTCACGGGCGAACCACGCCACGGACTGGCGGATGCCGGACGCCCTCGCGGCCCTGTCCGACGCGGGCCACGCGGACCGCCTCCTGCTCGGCGGCGACACCACGACCGCCGGGGCCCGTTCGGTGACCGGCGGCCCCGGTATGCCGTACCTGCTGCGCCGGGTACGCCCGCGCCTCGAAGCGGTGCTGGGCGAGGGGACGGTGGAGCGAATCCTGGTGGACAATCCGGCGCAGGCGTTCTCGGTCGAGTGGCGGTGA
- a CDS encoding ABC transporter ATP-binding protein, which yields MSTATTLTPTALAARVDNAVKVYGSGDTAVRALDGVSVGFRAGRFTAIMGPSGSGKSTLMHCAAGLDTLTEGAAYIGDTDLGSLDDRRLTLLRRDRVGFVFQAFNLVPTLNVAENITLPIDLAGERPDREWLDALVDVVGLRDRLHHRPAELSGGQQQRVAVARAFAGRPDVVFADEPTGNLDSRSGGEVLRLLGDTARQASRAVVMVTHDPVAAAHADEVVFLADGRLVDRMERPTADRVLDRMKAFDGPASTEFDGTTSFGGTPSFGGTTSTAGGQRGPAGRRFPRRHPRHG from the coding sequence ATGAGCACCGCCACGACGCTCACCCCCACCGCACTCGCGGCGCGCGTCGACAACGCCGTCAAGGTGTACGGCTCCGGGGACACCGCCGTCCGTGCCCTCGACGGCGTGAGCGTCGGCTTCCGGGCCGGACGGTTCACCGCGATCATGGGCCCGTCCGGCTCGGGGAAGTCGACCCTGATGCACTGCGCGGCGGGCCTCGACACCCTCACCGAGGGGGCCGCGTACATCGGTGACACCGACCTCGGCTCGCTCGACGACCGGCGGCTCACCCTGCTGCGGCGCGACCGCGTCGGGTTCGTGTTCCAGGCGTTCAACCTCGTCCCGACGCTGAACGTCGCCGAGAACATCACGCTGCCGATCGACCTGGCGGGCGAACGCCCCGACCGCGAGTGGCTCGACGCACTCGTCGACGTCGTCGGGCTGCGCGACCGGCTGCACCACCGGCCCGCCGAACTCTCCGGCGGTCAGCAGCAACGCGTCGCCGTGGCAAGGGCGTTCGCGGGCCGGCCCGACGTCGTCTTCGCCGACGAACCCACCGGCAACCTCGACTCCCGCTCCGGCGGCGAGGTGCTCCGCCTCCTCGGCGACACGGCCCGCCAGGCCTCGCGCGCCGTCGTCATGGTCACCCACGACCCGGTCGCGGCCGCCCACGCCGACGAGGTCGTCTTCCTCGCGGACGGCCGCCTCGTCGACCGGATGGAACGGCCGACCGCGGACCGGGTCCTCGACCGGATGAAGGCCTTCGACGGGCCCGCGTCGACGGAGTTCGACGGCACCACATCATTCGGCGGCACCCCGTCATTCGGCGGCACCACGTCAACGGCTGGAGGTCAGCGCGGTCCTGCTGGGCGTCGCTTTCCTCGCCGGCACCCTCGTCATGGGTGA
- a CDS encoding iron chaperone, translated as MSKAETTDEYYEGFDGQGRELLEQVRALAHEAVPEATEAIKWGTPAWIHPSGTILFMVNGYTKHANVVFTPSTRAAFDADLADFTTGKGSVKLPYGRPVPGELLRRMIAYRVREHEVEGVRWM; from the coding sequence ATGAGCAAGGCGGAGACCACGGACGAGTACTACGAGGGCTTCGACGGTCAGGGCCGTGAACTGCTGGAGCAGGTGCGCGCCTTGGCCCACGAGGCGGTTCCCGAGGCGACCGAGGCGATCAAGTGGGGGACCCCGGCCTGGATCCACCCGTCGGGGACGATCCTCTTCATGGTGAACGGCTACACGAAGCACGCGAACGTCGTCTTCACCCCCAGCACCCGCGCGGCGTTCGACGCCGACCTCGCCGACTTCACCACCGGCAAGGGCTCGGTGAAACTCCCGTACGGCCGGCCCGTGCCCGGTGAGCTGCTGCGGCGGATGATCGCGTACCGGGTGCGGGAGCACGAGGTCGAGGGTGTGCGGTGGATGTAG
- a CDS encoding TetR/AcrR family transcriptional regulator, with protein MARPRMFDEERALDAAMHAFWEHGYEATSTQDLCTATGLGRSSIYNTFASKHDLFTRSLTRYIERMTANQMEILEDAEESPLDRIRTLFATTVDTESGTRKDGHSRGCLTVNTTVEFAGRDPESARLVERDLDVRLAALRSVITAGQTDGSITSKRPPEELARFLNTVIGGMRVSGQGGADRATLEATAHIALDALTG; from the coding sequence ATGGCCCGACCGAGGATGTTCGACGAGGAGCGGGCCCTGGACGCGGCGATGCACGCCTTCTGGGAGCACGGCTATGAAGCCACCTCCACGCAGGACCTGTGCACCGCCACCGGGCTGGGGCGCAGCAGCATCTACAACACGTTCGCCAGCAAGCACGACCTGTTCACGCGCTCGCTGACCCGTTACATCGAGCGGATGACGGCGAACCAGATGGAGATCCTGGAGGACGCGGAGGAGTCGCCGCTCGACCGGATCCGTACGTTGTTCGCGACGACGGTCGACACCGAGTCCGGGACCCGTAAGGACGGCCACAGCCGTGGCTGCCTCACTGTGAACACCACCGTGGAGTTCGCGGGGCGCGATCCCGAGTCGGCGCGTCTGGTCGAGCGGGATCTCGATGTCCGGCTCGCCGCCCTGCGGTCCGTGATCACGGCCGGGCAGACCGACGGCTCGATCACCTCGAAGCGGCCGCCGGAGGAGCTGGCACGCTTCCTCAACACCGTGATCGGCGGGATGCGCGTCTCCGGACAAGGGGGCGCCGACCGCGCCACTCTTGAGGCCACGGCACACATCGCCCTGGACGCCCTCACCGGCTGA
- a CDS encoding alpha-ketoglutarate-dependent dioxygenase AlkB family protein yields the protein MNELFARDRTEIAPGAVHVPDWLDEREQRRLIELCRTWARPPAGLRDVRLPGGGRMSVRQFGLGWHWFPYGYARTAVDGDGEAVKPMPDELVALGRRAVAAAYGEGPADPYDIALINYYDTDAHMGMHKDRDEKSTAPVVSLSLGDTCVFRFGNTETRTKPYTDVELRSGDLFVFGGASRFAYHGVPRTEPGTATPGLGLSGRLNITLRVSGL from the coding sequence ATGAACGAACTGTTCGCCCGCGACCGCACGGAGATCGCCCCCGGCGCCGTCCACGTCCCCGACTGGCTCGACGAGCGGGAACAGCGGCGCCTGATCGAGCTGTGCCGCACCTGGGCGCGCCCGCCCGCCGGCCTGCGCGATGTGCGGCTGCCGGGCGGGGGCCGGATGAGCGTGCGGCAGTTCGGCCTCGGCTGGCACTGGTTCCCGTACGGCTACGCGCGCACCGCGGTCGACGGCGACGGGGAGGCGGTGAAGCCGATGCCGGACGAGCTGGTGGCGCTCGGCCGGCGGGCGGTCGCGGCGGCCTACGGCGAAGGCCCGGCCGACCCCTACGACATCGCCCTGATCAACTACTACGACACCGACGCCCACATGGGCATGCACAAGGACCGCGACGAGAAGTCGACCGCGCCGGTCGTGTCCCTCAGCCTCGGTGACACCTGCGTCTTCCGGTTCGGCAACACCGAGACCCGTACGAAGCCGTACACCGACGTCGAGCTGCGCAGCGGGGATCTGTTCGTGTTCGGCGGCGCGTCGCGGTTCGCGTACCACGGGGTGCCGAGGACCGAGCCGGGGACGGCGACGCCCGGGCTCGGCCTGAGCGGGCGGCTCAACATCACGTTGCGGGTCAGCGGCTTGTAG
- a CDS encoding DUF998 domain-containing protein, producing MPTPRRDTFSRRLKFTGHGHLLAPAVWTAVVVAMMAALLAPRDTDPGLSPMSLTVSDFAALDRGGPIETAMASLGLVSLLLLVVARKRLPAMRGLPSVLLTVWGAGLVLAAVVPTDPLTTQLTGSAYVHRYASVAAFAALPAAGLVLAGRLSPAAGRTAWWLRVLSLLAVVGAGVMAYSAGPGGRELIGLVERVMLGCEVIMLGVLGRYVQRLARGGRERAKLAP from the coding sequence GTGCCCACTCCGAGACGAGACACCTTCAGCCGACGCTTGAAGTTCACCGGCCACGGCCATCTGCTCGCCCCCGCGGTCTGGACCGCCGTGGTCGTGGCCATGATGGCGGCGTTGCTTGCGCCCCGGGACACCGATCCGGGACTCAGCCCGATGTCCCTCACCGTCAGCGACTTCGCCGCCCTGGACCGCGGTGGACCGATCGAGACCGCCATGGCCTCGCTCGGCCTCGTCTCGCTGCTGCTCCTCGTGGTGGCGAGGAAGCGGCTCCCGGCGATGCGCGGGCTGCCGTCCGTGCTGCTGACGGTCTGGGGTGCGGGGCTCGTGCTCGCGGCCGTGGTGCCGACGGATCCGCTCACCACGCAGCTGACCGGGTCGGCGTATGTGCACCGCTACGCGTCCGTCGCGGCGTTCGCGGCGCTGCCGGCGGCCGGGCTCGTCCTGGCCGGGCGGCTCAGCCCGGCAGCGGGGCGGACCGCGTGGTGGTTGCGCGTGCTGTCCCTGCTCGCGGTGGTCGGGGCCGGGGTGATGGCGTACTCGGCGGGGCCGGGTGGCCGGGAGCTGATCGGTCTGGTCGAGCGAGTGATGCTCGGGTGCGAGGTGATCATGCTCGGGGTGCTCGGCCGGTACGTTCAGCGCCTCGCGCGCGGGGGCCGCGAGCGTGCCAAACTGGCGCCATGA
- a CDS encoding ROK family protein — protein sequence MSGGKAASGTGGHTAGDTAGRPPRLERGRSALGPALELVHTGRAPTRAVLTAELGVTRATAGAVAAELEALGLIRIDAKPSAASGSQGRPSHRLSVADEGPVALAAQVHSDGYRAALVGLGGGIVATTPGCEIIDPDPADVLRSVVEAGVRLLDSTGRRCVGAGLAVPSAVAEPDGTALNPLHLAWPVGAPVRQIFTDCVREAGLGIPAFAANDVNLGALAEHRHGAGRGARDLLLVATGHRGVGGALVLDGHLHTGSSGLALEVGHLTVNPEGRPCHCGSRGCLDVEADPLAFLTAAGRAPDPGGSLLEQARGLLTEAKDDPDVRAATALLIDRLGLGLAGLVNILNPDRIVLGGLHRTLLDADPERLRAVVADRSLWGRSGSVPILASTLDHNSLVGAAELAWQPVLDDPLGALSGG from the coding sequence ATGAGCGGCGGCAAGGCGGCCTCCGGGACCGGGGGCCACACGGCGGGCGACACGGCCGGGCGGCCACCGCGTCTGGAGCGGGGGCGCAGCGCGCTCGGTCCCGCGCTCGAACTCGTCCACACCGGGCGGGCTCCCACCCGCGCCGTGCTGACCGCCGAGCTCGGTGTGACCCGCGCGACCGCGGGTGCCGTCGCCGCGGAGCTGGAGGCGCTCGGCCTCATCCGCATCGACGCGAAGCCGAGCGCGGCATCCGGCTCCCAGGGCCGCCCCTCGCACCGCCTGTCCGTCGCCGACGAAGGACCGGTCGCGCTGGCGGCACAGGTCCACTCCGACGGCTACCGGGCGGCGCTCGTCGGCCTCGGCGGCGGCATCGTCGCCACCACGCCGGGCTGCGAGATCATCGACCCGGACCCGGCGGACGTACTGCGGTCGGTGGTGGAGGCGGGCGTCCGGCTCCTCGATTCCACGGGGCGACGCTGCGTGGGCGCGGGTCTTGCCGTCCCCTCCGCGGTCGCCGAACCCGATGGCACCGCCCTCAACCCCCTCCACCTGGCCTGGCCGGTGGGCGCCCCGGTGCGGCAGATCTTCACCGACTGCGTACGGGAAGCGGGCCTCGGCATCCCGGCGTTCGCGGCCAACGATGTCAACCTGGGCGCGCTCGCCGAGCACCGCCACGGTGCGGGGCGCGGCGCGCGCGACCTGCTGCTGGTGGCGACCGGGCACCGCGGAGTGGGCGGCGCCCTCGTCCTCGACGGCCACCTCCACACCGGCAGTTCGGGCCTCGCCCTGGAGGTCGGCCACCTCACCGTGAACCCCGAGGGACGCCCCTGCCACTGCGGGAGCCGCGGCTGCCTGGACGTCGAGGCCGACCCGCTCGCCTTCCTCACGGCGGCGGGCCGCGCCCCCGACCCCGGCGGCTCACTCCTGGAACAGGCCCGCGGCCTGCTGACCGAGGCGAAGGACGACCCGGACGTCCGCGCGGCGACCGCCCTCCTCATCGACCGCCTCGGCCTCGGCCTCGCCGGCCTGGTCAACATCCTCAACCCGGACCGCATCGTCCTCGGCGGCCTCCACCGCACCCTCCTCGACGCCGACCCCGAGCGCCTCCGGGCCGTCGTGGCGGACCGCAGCCTGTGGGGCCGCAGCGGCAGCGTCCCGATCCTGGCGTCGACGCTGGACCACAACAGCCTGGTGGGCGCGGCGGAACTGGCCTGGCAGCCGGTCCTCGACGATCCCCTGGGGGCGCTCAGCGGGGGGTGA
- a CDS encoding MFS transporter, translating to MPRAVYVLALGIFAMVTSEFVVAGLMPQMAHGLDATIPQIGYLITAFAAAMAFGGPFLTVALLKVPQKRALMVLFTVFLAGNVLAATASTYAVMLAARIVTGVASQAFFGIGLAMCAQLTRPEVRGRAVSVALNGLMLGTLLGLPLATFIGDRLGWRAAFWVISGIAVLAAAATLVGVPDVPKDAGAGQLREEFGVFRSARLWFTLSTSTLVIGATFAAFSYLGPILTEISGFGAGTVPLLLVAYGAATVIGNTVTGRLADRHTLTVLLAGLALNSLFLLGFALFAQVSAAAVVCMLGIGLVGVTMNPAMVVRVQRRGNAGALVNTVHSSFITLGIVIATSVGGVVIDAYGLRAPLWIGLALAVAGIASLVPDLMARRDQVAKPQEPVMEPVGVTPR from the coding sequence ATGCCACGCGCCGTATACGTCTTGGCCCTCGGCATCTTCGCCATGGTCACAAGCGAGTTCGTCGTCGCCGGTCTGATGCCGCAGATGGCGCACGGCCTTGATGCGACGATCCCGCAGATCGGGTATCTGATCACCGCCTTCGCCGCGGCCATGGCGTTCGGCGGCCCGTTCCTCACCGTCGCGCTCCTGAAGGTCCCTCAAAAGCGGGCCCTGATGGTGCTGTTCACGGTGTTCCTCGCCGGCAATGTGCTGGCCGCGACCGCATCGACGTACGCGGTGATGCTGGCGGCGCGAATCGTCACCGGCGTCGCCTCGCAGGCCTTCTTCGGTATCGGTCTCGCGATGTGCGCACAGCTCACCCGGCCCGAAGTCCGCGGCCGCGCCGTCTCCGTGGCGCTCAACGGGCTGATGCTCGGCACGCTGCTCGGGCTTCCGCTGGCCACGTTCATCGGCGACCGGCTCGGCTGGCGTGCCGCGTTCTGGGTGATCTCGGGGATCGCGGTGCTCGCCGCGGCGGCGACGCTCGTCGGGGTGCCGGACGTGCCGAAGGACGCGGGCGCCGGTCAACTGCGGGAGGAATTCGGCGTGTTCCGCTCCGCGCGGCTGTGGTTCACGCTGTCGACCAGCACGCTCGTGATCGGCGCGACGTTTGCGGCGTTCAGCTACCTGGGCCCGATCCTCACCGAGATCTCCGGATTCGGCGCGGGCACCGTGCCGCTCCTGCTCGTCGCCTACGGGGCGGCGACCGTCATCGGCAACACGGTGACGGGACGCCTCGCCGACCGGCACACCCTGACCGTGCTGCTGGCCGGGCTCGCCCTCAACTCCCTCTTCCTTCTGGGGTTCGCGCTGTTCGCCCAGGTGAGTGCCGCGGCCGTGGTGTGCATGCTGGGCATCGGTCTGGTGGGTGTCACCATGAACCCGGCGATGGTGGTGCGTGTGCAGCGCAGAGGGAACGCGGGGGCGCTGGTGAACACCGTGCACTCCTCGTTCATCACCCTCGGCATCGTCATCGCCACCTCGGTGGGCGGTGTCGTCATCGACGCGTACGGGCTGCGGGCGCCGCTGTGGATCGGTCTGGCGCTCGCGGTCGCCGGGATCGCCTCGCTCGTGCCGGATCTGATGGCGCGGAGGGACCAGGTGGCGAAGCCGCAGGAGCCGGTCATGGAGCCCGTCGGCGTCACCCCCCGCTGA
- a CDS encoding SHOCT domain-containing protein, giving the protein MQTLAEFGPGNGPGPWILFFPLIWAAVVVGVVTLLRRTVWRGRRGPWRPVGPRFDENSPIAVLGRRFAAGEIDEDEYWRRLTVLNEEFGHDSHYGQYGAYGVDGKAKGGAS; this is encoded by the coding sequence ATGCAGACCCTCGCGGAATTCGGCCCCGGCAACGGCCCCGGCCCCTGGATCCTGTTCTTCCCGCTGATCTGGGCGGCCGTCGTCGTCGGTGTCGTCACCCTGCTGCGCCGCACCGTCTGGCGCGGCCGGCGCGGACCGTGGCGCCCCGTCGGCCCCCGCTTCGACGAGAACTCGCCGATCGCCGTGCTCGGCCGCCGCTTCGCCGCCGGCGAGATCGACGAGGACGAGTACTGGCGCCGACTCACCGTCCTGAACGAGGAGTTCGGCCACGACAGCCACTACGGCCAGTACGGCGCGTACGGCGTCGACGGCAAGGCGAAGGGCGGCGCGTCATGA